The stretch of DNA TCGCACTCCAGTTGGCATCTCCGGCGAGCACACGGCTGGCGGTCAACTTCTCGTGGTTTTCGAGCCGCCGCGGCACGGTCGCCACAACATCCCCGCCCGGTGACCAGTTCCATGCGCCGCTGGCCAGTGGTACTGCGATGCCGTAGCTGTAGTCGATTCCGGGAACCCGGCTGTGACCAGGGTAAATCAGGCGAAAGTGCTGCCCCCGGGCGGCGTTGAGCGGGCTGGGGCCGGGGTCGTCAGGGCAATAGCCAAGACGCTTGTCGGGGATCAGATTCCGCTGCACGAGGACGTCGATCCAGGTGAAGCGGATGGGTTGGGCACCGTCATCCCAGATGGGGTAATACTTGTACTCCATGCGGCAGGCCTCGAGAGCGAGGCCGAGCTGCTGCAACTGGGCAGCGCACTGGGTGGCGCGGGCCTGGCGGTGAGCGAGTTGCAACGGGGGGAGCATGATCGCGATGAGCAGAGCGATGATGCCGAGCGTGACGAGCAGTTCCGGCAGGGAGAACCCACGTGCCGTCAACACGCGCAACGAGGAATGCCGTAAGCAGGACCGCCGG from Phycisphaerales bacterium encodes:
- a CDS encoding type II secretion system protein; the protein is MAGNGSCPQVRIACASIHFLCNPRVSRNLRLERNRGVRCRTAIMKIRRSCLRHSSLRVLTARGFSLPELLVTLGIIALLIAIMLPPLQLAHRQARATQCAAQLQQLGLALEACRMEYKYYPIWDDGAQPIRFTWIDVLVQRNLIPDKRLGYCPDDPGPSPLNAARGQHFRLIYPGHSRVPGIDYSYGIAVPLASGAWNWSPGGDVVATVPRRLENHEKLTASRVLAGDANWSAIYNLSGSSPRSTDWSFPTQYDNTVEWRHAGNRANLLMQDGHVSQLANRNESGLELNTQQHFVWHQGESLYVGPWDRYGRNFYPNAPPVNLVTGETRGAFPAEVVPGYYTYNQLWTRIHHK